One window of Cygnus atratus isolate AKBS03 ecotype Queensland, Australia chromosome 29, CAtr_DNAZoo_HiC_assembly, whole genome shotgun sequence genomic DNA carries:
- the LOC118261345 gene encoding LOW QUALITY PROTEIN: dynactin subunit 2-like (The sequence of the model RefSeq protein was modified relative to this genomic sequence to represent the inferred CDS: deleted 2 bases in 2 codons), giving the protein MADPKYADLPGIARNEPDVYETSDLPEDDQAEFEAEELTSTSVEHLIINPNAAFEKFKDKRLGTEGVDFSDRISKMRTTGYEAGEYEMLGEGVGAKETPQQRYQRLQHEVQELVREVEQIQSAVKESAAEEELTPMALARQVEGLKQQLVSSHLEKLLGPAAAIDFADPEGALAKRLLQQLEVAKCKKAAAGKSPAKAQPPAGDTLTFELYWRPEQDQFSQAAKIAELEKRLAQLEATVRYEPDSQNPLLVGLKGTSLVETVQILQAKVNILDVAVLDQVEARLQSVLAKVNEIAKHKAVVQDADTQSKIHQVYEMMQRWDPVASSLPDVVQRLLTLRDLHEQATQFGQVLAHLDTTQQEIAGALKDNTVLLAEVQKTMKENLAIVEDNFADIEARIKRLQK; this is encoded by the exons GAGGAGCTCACCAGCACCAGCGTGGAGCACCTCATCATCAACCCCAACGCCGCCTTCGAGAAGTTCAAGGACAAGCGCCTGGGCACCGAGGGAGTGG ATTTCTCTGACCGCATCAGCAAGATGAGGACGACAGGCTACGAGGCTGGAGAGTACGAAATG CTCGGTGAGGGCGTTGGTGCCAAAGAGACCCCTCAGCAGCGGTACCAGCGGCTGCAGCACGAGGTGCAGGAGCTGGTCCGGGAGGTGGAGCAGATCCAG AGCGCGGTGAAGGAGTCGGCGGCCGAGGAGGAGCTGACGCCCATGGCCTTGGCCAGGCAGGTGGAGGGCCTGAAACAGCAGCTGGTCTCCAGCCacctggagaagctgctgggCCCTGCCGCAGCCATCGACTTCGCAGACCCCGAAGGCGCGCTGGCCAA GCGCCtgttgcagcagctggaggtggcGAAGTGCAAGAAGGCAGCGGCAGGGAAGAGCCCCGCCAAGGCG CAGCCCCCTGCCGGGGACACGCTCACCTTCGAGCTGTACTGGAGGCCAGAGCAGGACCAGTTCTCCCAGGCTGCCAAG ATTGCGGAGCTGGAGAAGCGGCTGGCACAGCTGGAGGCAACGGTGCGGTACGAGCCTGACAGCCAG AACCCGCTGTTGGTCGGGCTGAAGGGGACCAGCCTCGTG gagaCCGTGCAGATCCTCCAAGCCAAAGTGAACATCCTGGACGTGGCTGTGCTGGACCAAGTGGAGGCCCGGCTGCAG AGCGTCCTGGCGAAGGTGAATGAAATTGCCAAGCACAAGGCCGTTGTGCAAGACGCTGACACCCAGAGCAAG ATCCACCAGGTCTATGAGATGATGCAGCGCTGGGACCCCGTGGCCAGCAGCCTGCCCGATGTAGTGCAGCGACTGCTGACCCTCAGGGACCTGCACGAGCAAG CCACACAGTTTGGGCAGGTCCTTGCGCACCTGGACACCACGCAGCAGGAGATAGCTGGTGCTCTCAAGGACAACACCGTGCTACTGGCAGAG GTCCAGAAGACGATGAAGGAAAACCTGGCCATTGTAGAGGACAACTTTGCTGACATAGAAGCCCGCATCAAGCGGCTGCAAAAGTGA
- the LOC118261357 gene encoding tubulin alpha-1A chain → MRECISIHVGQAGVQIGNACWELYCLEHGIQPDGQMPSDKTIGGGDDSFNTFFSETGAGKHVPRAVFVDLEPTVIDEVRTGTYRQLFHPEQLITGKEDAANNYARGHYTIGKEIIDLVLDRIRKLADQCTGLQGFLVFHSFGGGTGSGFTSLLMERLSVDYGKKSKLEFSIYPAPQVSTAVVEPYNSILTTHTTLEHSDCAFMVDNEAIYDICRRNLDIERPTYTNLNRLIGQIVSSITASLRFDGALNVDLTEFQTNLVPYPRIHFPLATYAPVISAEKAYHEQLSVAEITNACFEPANQMVKCDPRHGKYMACCLLYRGDVVPKDVNAAIATIKTKRTIQFVDWCPTGFKVGINYQPPTVVPGGDLAKVQRAVCMLSNTTAIAEAWARLDHKFDLMYAKRAFVHWYVGEGMEEGEFSEAREDMAALEKDYEEVGVDSVEGEGEEEGEEY, encoded by the exons ATG CGCGAGTGCATCTCCATCCACGTGGGCCAAGCGGGCGTGCAGATCGGCAAtgcctgctgggagctgtaCTGCCTGGAGCACGGCATCCAGCCCGACGGGCAGATGCCCAGCGACAAGACCATCGGCGGGGGGGACGACTCCTTCAACACCTTCTTCAGCGAGACGGGGGCCGGCAAGCACGTGCCCCGGGCCGTCTTCGTGGACCTGGAGCCCACGGTGATCG ACGAGGTGCGCACGGGGACGTACCGGCAGCTCTTCCACCCCGAGCAGCTGATCACGGGCAAGGAGGATGCGGCCAACAACTACGCGCGGGGGCACTACACCATCGGCAAGGAGATCATCGACCTGGTGCTCGACCGCATCCGCAAGCTG GCTGACCAgtgcacagggctgcagggcttcCTGGTCTTCCACAGCTTCGGGGGCGGCACCGGCTCCGGCTTCACCTCCCTGCTCATGGAGCGCCTCTCGGTCGACTATGGCAAGAAGTCCAAGCTGGAGTTCTCCATCTACCCGGCCCCGCAGGTCTCCACGGCCGTGGTGGAGCCCTACAACTCCATCCTCACCACCCACACCACGCTGGAGCACTCCGACTGCGCCTTCATGGTGGACAACGAGGCCATCTACGACATCTGCCGCAGGAACCTGGACATCGAGAGGCCCACCTACACCAACCTCAACAGGTTGATAGGCCAGATCGTGTCCTCCATCACTGCCTCCCTGCGCTTCGACGGGGCCCTGAATGTTGACCTGACCGAGTTCCAGACCAACCTGGTGCCGTACCCCCGCATCCACTTCCCCCTGGCCACCTATGCCCCCGTCATCTCGGCCGAGAAGGCTTATCACGAGCAGCTCTCGGTGGCCGAGATCACCAACGCCTGCTTCGAGCCGGCCAACCAGATGGTGAAGTGCGACCCGCGGCACGGCAAGTACATGGCGTGCTGCCTGCTGTACCGCGGGGACGTGGTGCCCAAGGATGTCAACGCCGCCATCGCCACCATCAAGACCAAGCGCACCATCCAGTTCGTGGACTGGTGCCCAACTGGTTTCAAGGTGGGCATCAACTACCAGCCTCCCACGGTGGTGCCCGGGGGGGACCTGGCCAAGGTGCAGCGTGCCGTCTGCATGCTGAGCAACACCACGGCCATCGCCGAGGCCTGGGCCCGCCTGGACCACAAGTTCGACCTGATGTATGCCAAGCGTGCCTTCGTGCACTGGTACGTGGGGGAGGGCATGGAGGAGGGGGAGTTCTCGGAGGCCAGGGAGGACATGGCTGCCCTGGAGAAGGATTACGAGGAGGTGGGGGTGGACTCggtggaaggggagggagaggaggaaggggaggagtaTTAA
- the LOC118261356 gene encoding tubulin alpha-1B chain produces the protein MRECISIHVGQAGVQIGNACWELYCLEHGIQPDGQMPSDKTIGGGDDSFNTFFSETGAGKHVPRAVFVDLEPTVIDEVRTGTYRQLFHPEQLITGKEDAANNYARGHYTIGKEIIDLVLDRIRKLADQCTGLQGFLVFHSFGGGTGSGFTSLLMERLSVDYGKKSKLEFSIYPAPQVSTAVVEPYNSILTTHTTLEHSDCAFMVDNEAIYDICRRNLDIERPTYTNLNRLISQIVSSITASLRFDGALNVDLTEFQTNLVPYPRIHFPLATYAPVISAEKAYHEQLSVAEITNACFEPANQMVKCDPRHGKYMACCLLYRGDVVPKDVNAAIATIKTKRSIQFVDWCPTGFKVGINYQPPTVVPGGDLAKVQRAVCMLSNTTAIAEAWARLDHKFDLMYAKRAFVHWYVGEGMEEGEFSEAREDMAALEKDYEEVGVDSVEGEGEEEGEEY, from the exons ATG CGCGAGTGCATCTCCATCCACGTGGGCCAAGCGGGCGTGCAGATCGGCAAtgcctgctgggagctgtaCTGCCTGGAGCACGGCATCCAGCCCGACGGGCAGATGCCCAGCGACAAGACCATCGGCGGGGGGGACGACTCCTTCAACACCTTCTTCAGCGAGACGGGGGCCGGCAAGCACGTGCCCCGGGCCGTCTTCGTGGACCTGGAGCCCACGGTGATCG ACGAGGTGCGCACGGGGACGTACCGGCAGCTCTTCCACCCCGAGCAGCTGATCACGGGCAAGGAGGATGCGGCCAACAACTACGCGCGGGGGCACTACACCATCGGCAAGGAGATCATCGACCTGGTGCTCGACCGCATCCGCAAGCTG gctgaCCAGTGCACGGGGCTGCAGGGCTTCCTGGTCTTCCACAGCTTTGGGGGCGGCACCGGCTCCGGCTTCACCTCCCTGCTCATGGAGCGTCTCTCGGTCGACTATGGCAAGAAGTCCAAGCTGGAGTTCTCCATCTACCCGGCCCCGCAGGTCTCCACGGCCGTGGTGGAGCCCTACAACTCCATCCTCACCACCCACACCACGCTGGAGCACTCCGACTGCGCCTTCATGGTGGACAACGAGGCCATCTACGACATCTGCCGCAGGAACCTGGACATCGAGAGGCCCACCTACACCAACCTCAACCGCCTCATCAGCCAGATCGTGTCCTCCATCACTGCCTCCCTGCGCTTCGATGGGGCCCTGAATGTTGACCTGACCGAGTTCCAGACCAACCTGGTGCCGTACCCCCGCATCCACTTCCCCCTGGCCACCTATGCCCCCGTCATCTCGGCCGAGAAGGCTTACCACGAGCAGCTCTCGGTGGCCGAGATCACCAACGCCTGCTTCGAGCCGGCCAACCAGATGGTGAAGTGCGACCCGCGGCACGGCAAGTACATGGCGTGCTGCCTGCTGTACCGCGGGGACGTGGTGCCCAAGGATGTCAACGCCGCCATCGCCACCATCAAGACCAAGCGCAGCATCCAGTTCGTAGACTGGTGCCCGACCGGTTTCAAGGTGGGCATCAACTACCAGCCTCCCACGGTGGTGCCCGGGGGGGACCTGGCCAAGGTGCAGCGTGCCGTCTGCATGCTGAGCAACACCACGGCCATCGCCGAGGCCTGGGCCCGCCTGGACCACAAGTTCGACCTGATGTATGCCAAGCGTGCCTTCGTGCACTGGTACGTGGGGGAGGGCATGGAGGAGGGGGAGTTCTCGGAGGCCAGGGAGGACATGGCTGCCCTGGAGAAGGATTACGAGGAGGTGGGGGTGGACTCggtggaaggggagggagaggaggaaggggaggaataCTAA